A single window of Crassostrea angulata isolate pt1a10 chromosome 8, ASM2561291v2, whole genome shotgun sequence DNA harbors:
- the LOC128159265 gene encoding uncharacterized protein LOC128159265, whose protein sequence is MSIAILVVGSGHETPQQVVTRYNNYKAICNGMGFEKVNCKDPKIDTFAFQSTITKHLVNLKAKETVIFDKVSLNEGNAFDKTSGVFTAPSDGIYSFTLTTLTSAGKTFITEIVRNGEMITRNFSDERGRDGFAMSTSHANIKMKKGDKVGRGQSDSFHHTCGGETTEPRAFLVYVGGRVADGRKDGVFRDLSNREEEMFPGEMDTFCTL, encoded by the exons ATGAGCATTGCTATTCTTGTGGTGGGAAGTGGACATGAAACTCCACAACAGGTGGTGACTAGATACAACAATTACAAGGCGATATGCAATGGAATGGGTTTTGAAAAAGTGAACTGCAAAG ATCCTAAAATAGATACTTTTGCTTTCCAATCTACAATCACCAAGCATTTGGTAAACCTGAAGGCGAAAGAGACTGTGATCTTTGATAAGGTTTCGTTAAACGAAGGAAACGCGTTCGACAAGACTTCCGGAGTATTTACAGCACCGTCCGATGGAATCTATTCCTTTACGTTGACAACATTAACATCAGCTGGCAAAACTTTTATTACCGAGATTGTGCGGAATGGAGAAATGATTACAAGAAACTTTTCTGATGAGAGGGGTCGGGACGGATTTGCTATGTCAACCTCACATGCTAACATCAAAATGAAGAAAGGCGATAAA GTGGGCAGAGGCCAGTCTGACAGCTTTCACCATACATGTGGGGGCGAGACAACTGAGCCCCGAGCTTTTCTGGTTTACGTTGGCGGCCGCGTTGCGGACGGCCGTAAAGACGGAGTATTCCGTGATCTTTCCAACCGTGAAGAGGAGATGTTCCCAGGAGAGATGGACACCTTCTGTACTCTGTAA
- the LOC128159270 gene encoding heavy metal-binding protein HIP-like — translation MTTVSFSNKNMTRICYLLMSVPLLVAVTANETPQQVVTRYNNYRAICNGMGYENVRCKDPIAFQSSLTKTLQNLKNQETVIFDKVSLNEGNAYDNSSGIFTAPLDGIYSFTWTVLTKYGKYFLTEIVLNGKKVVLNHTDGRGHDGNPMSTSHANIKMKKGDKVWIRTHGTDGLFAIANWCFFSGSKL, via the exons ATGACAACAGTTagtttttctaataaaaatatgacaag aATCTGCTATTTGTTGATGAGCGTCCCTCTTCTTGTGGCGGTAACTGCGAATGAAACGCCTCAACAAGTAGTGACAAGATACAACAACTACAGGGCGATATGCAATGGAATGGGTTATGAAAATGTGCGCTGCAAAG ATCCGATTGCTTTCCAATCTTCACTTACCAAGACATTGCAAAACTTGAAGAACCAAGAGACTGTGATCTTTGATAAAGTTTCATTAAACGAAGGAAACGCTTACGACAATAGCTCCGGAATATTTACAGCACCGTTGGACGGAATCTATTCCTTTACATGGacagtgttaacaaaatatggaAAATATTTCCTCACTGAAATTGTGCTGAATGGCAAAAAAGTTGTATTAAATCATACCGATGGAAGGGGTCACGATGGAAATCCTATGTCAACCTCACATGCTAACATCAAAATGAAGAAAGGCGATAAGGTCTGGATCAGGACCCATGGCACCGATGGGCTGTTTGCCATTGCAAATTGGTGTTTCTTTTCTGGTTCAAAATTGTAG
- the LOC128159267 gene encoding complement C1q tumor necrosis factor-related protein 3-like, which produces MTTVGFSNKNMIRICYLMMSFALLVAGSAHETPQQVVTRYKNYKAICDGMGFQNVRCKDPIAFQSSLTKTLQNLKNQETVIFDKISLNEGKAYDNISGIFTAPLDGIYSFTWTISTTAGKYFVTEIVLNGQNVTYNHADGRGHDGHPMTTSHANIKMKKGDKVWIRTRQNYGQYAHGANWCYFSGTKL; this is translated from the exons ATGACAACAGTTggtttttctaataaaaatatgataag aATCTGCTATTTGATGATGAGCTTCGCTCTTCTTGTGGCGGGAAGTGCACATGAAACTCCACAACAAGTGGTGACTAGATACAAGAACTACAAGGCTATATGTGATGGAATGGGTTTTCAAAATGTGCGCTGCAAAG ATCCGATTGCTTTTCAATCTTCACTTACCAAGACATTGCAAAACTTGAAGAACCAAGAGACTGTGATCtttgataaaatttcattaaatgaaGGAAAGGCTTACGACAATATCTCCGGAATATTTACAGCACCTTTGGACGGAATCTATTCCTTTACATGGACAATATCGACAACAGCAGGAAAGTATTTCGTAACTGAAATTGTTCTGAATGGCCAAAATGTTACATATAACCATGCCGATGGAAGGGGTCATGATGGACATCCTATGACAACCTCACATGCTAACATCAAAATGAAGAAAGGCGATAAAGTGTGGATCAGAACCCGACAAAATTATGGGCAGTATGCCCACGGTGCAAACTGGTGTTACTTTTCAGGAACAAAATTGTAG